From Bradysia coprophila strain Holo2 chromosome IV unlocalized genomic scaffold, BU_Bcop_v1 contig_5, whole genome shotgun sequence, one genomic window encodes:
- the LOC119071774 gene encoding salivary glue protein Sgs-3-like isoform X3, which yields MDSLPTTVLLLFVSITVASASTLNLRCPGHVLDNAVIPNPKDVTKYYKCHPSRYLIEMQCSPGMEFNAHRAICVKSANYVNIVKQIDDDTTPCPTTTPCACPTEPPCETTTTTTTLCPCPTQPPCPTTTSPPPGVTTTTQDPGVTTTTQDPGVTTTTQDPGVTTTTQDPGVTTTTQDPGVTTTTQDPGVTTTTQDPGVTTTTQDPGVTTTTQDPGVTTTTQDPGVTTTTRCPEDDCKEGDRETTRGPPSVTPSPPDYCQSGEEDDLDRPIITTPPPC from the exons ATGGATTCACTACCTACAACAG TACTTTTATTGTTCGTGTCGATAACGGTTGCGAGTGCGAGCACTCTAAATCTAAGATGTCCCGGCCATGTTCTGGACAATGCTGTAATACCCAACCCGAAAGATGTAACAAAATACTACAAATGTCACCCGTCTAGATATTTGATTGAAATGCAATGCAGTCCAGGAATGGAGTTTAATGCTCATCGTGCA ATCTGTGTGAAGTCAGCAAATTATGTGAATATCGTGAAGCAAATTGATGACGATACGACACCGTGCCCTACTACAACTCCGTGTGCATGTCCAACAGAACCACCTTGTGAAACAACGACCACCACAACTACGCTATGTCCATGTCCAACTCAACCACCTTGTCCAACAACAACGTCGCCACCA CCAGGCGTTACAACAACAACCCAAGATCCAGGTGTTACAACAACAACCCAAGATCCAGGTGTTACAACAACAACTCAAGATCCAGGCGTTACAACAACAACCCAAGATCCAGGTGTTACAACAACAACCCAAGATCCAGGCGTCACAACAACAACTCAAGATCCAGGCGTTACAACAACAACCCAAGATCCAGGTGTTACAACAACAACCCAAGATCCAGGTGTTACAACAACAACCCAAGATCCAGGCGTTACAACAACAACCCAAGATCCAGGTGTTACAACAACAACTCGATGCCCCGAAGATGACTGCAAAGAAGGTGATCGAGAGACAACTCGTGGCCCTCCATCTGTCACACCATCGCCTCCAGATTATTGCCAAAGTGGAGAAGAAGATGATCTAGATAGGCCTATTATTACAACTCCACCTCCATGCTAA
- the LOC119071774 gene encoding mucin-2-like isoform X2 produces MDSLPTTVLLLFVSITVASASTLNLRCPGHVLDNAVIPNPKDVTKYYKCHPSRYLIEMQCSPGMEFNAHRAICVKSANYVNIVKQIDDDTTPCPTTTPCACPTEPPCETTTTTTTLCPCPTQPPCPTTTSPPPGVTTTTQDPGVTTTTQDPGVTTTTQDPGVTTTTQDPGVTTTTQDPGVTTTTQDPGVTTTTQDPGVTTTTQDPGVTTTTQDPGVTTTTQDPGVTTTTQDPGVTTTTQDPGVTTTTQDPGVTTTTQDPGVTTTTRCPEDDCKEGDRETTRGPPSVTPSPPDYCQSGEEDDLDRPIITTPPPC; encoded by the exons ATGGATTCACTACCTACAACAG TACTTTTATTGTTCGTGTCGATAACGGTTGCGAGTGCGAGCACTCTAAATCTAAGATGTCCCGGCCATGTTCTGGACAATGCTGTAATACCCAACCCGAAAGATGTAACAAAATACTACAAATGTCACCCGTCTAGATATTTGATTGAAATGCAATGCAGTCCAGGAATGGAGTTTAATGCTCATCGTGCA ATCTGTGTGAAGTCAGCAAATTATGTGAATATCGTGAAGCAAATTGATGACGATACGACACCGTGCCCTACTACAACTCCGTGTGCATGTCCAACAGAACCACCTTGTGAAACAACGACCACCACAACTACGCTATGTCCATGTCCAACTCAACCACCTTGTCCAACAACAACGTCGCCACCA CCAGgcgtaacaacaacaacccaAGATCCAGgcgtaacaacaacaacccaAGATCCAGgcgtaacaacaacaacccaAGATCCAGgcgtaacaacaacaacccaAGATCCAGGCGTTACAACAACAACCCAAGATCCAGGTGTTACAACAACAACCCAAGATCCAGGTGTTACAACAACAACTCAAGATCCAGGCGTTACAACAACAACCCAAGATCCAGGTGTTACAACAACAACCCAAGATCCAGGCGTCACAACAACAACTCAAGATCCAGGCGTTACAACAACAACCCAAGATCCAGGTGTTACAACAACAACCCAAGATCCAGGTGTTACAACAACAACCCAAGATCCAGGCGTTACAACAACAACCCAAGATCCAGGTGTTACAACAACAACTCGATGCCCCGAAGATGACTGCAAAGAAGGTGATCGAGAGACAACTCGTGGCCCTCCATCTGTCACACCATCGCCTCCAGATTATTGCCAAAGTGGAGAAGAAGATGATCTAGATAGGCCTATTATTACAACTCCACCTCCATGCTAA
- the LOC119071774 gene encoding salivary glue protein Sgs-3-like isoform X1: MDSLPTTVLLLFVSITVASASTLNLRCPGHVLDNAVIPNPKDVTKYYKCHPSRYLIEMQCSPGMEFNAHRAICVKSANYVNIVKQIDDDTTPCPTTTPCACPTEPPCETTTTTTTLCPCPTQPPCPTTTSPPCDETTTQDPDVTTTTQDPGVTTTTQDPGVTTTTQDPGVTTTTQDPGVTTTTQDPGVTTTTQDPGVTTTTQDPGVTTTTQDPGVTTTTQDPGVTTTTQDPGVTTTTQDPGVTTTTQDPGVTTTTQDPGVTTTTQDPGVTTTTQDPGVTTTTRCPEDDCKEGDRETTRGPPSVTPSPPDYCQSGEEDDLDRPIITTPPPC, translated from the exons ATGGATTCACTACCTACAACAG TACTTTTATTGTTCGTGTCGATAACGGTTGCGAGTGCGAGCACTCTAAATCTAAGATGTCCCGGCCATGTTCTGGACAATGCTGTAATACCCAACCCGAAAGATGTAACAAAATACTACAAATGTCACCCGTCTAGATATTTGATTGAAATGCAATGCAGTCCAGGAATGGAGTTTAATGCTCATCGTGCA ATCTGTGTGAAGTCAGCAAATTATGTGAATATCGTGAAGCAAATTGATGACGATACGACACCGTGCCCTACTACAACTCCGTGTGCATGTCCAACAGAACCACCTTGTGAAACAACGACCACCACAACTACGCTATGTCCATGTCCAACTCAACCACCTTGTCCAACAACAACGTCGCCACCATGtg ATGAAACAACAACCCAAGATCCAGACGTCACAACAACAACCCAAGATCCAGgcgtaacaacaacaacccaAGATCCAGgcgtaacaacaacaacccaAGATCCAGgcgtaacaacaacaacccaAGATCCAGgcgtaacaacaacaacccaAGATCCAGGCGTTACAACAACAACCCAAGATCCAGGTGTTACAACAACAACCCAAGATCCAGGTGTTACAACAACAACTCAAGATCCAGGCGTTACAACAACAACCCAAGATCCAGGTGTTACAACAACAACCCAAGATCCAGGCGTCACAACAACAACTCAAGATCCAGGCGTTACAACAACAACCCAAGATCCAGGTGTTACAACAACAACCCAAGATCCAGGTGTTACAACAACAACCCAAGATCCAGGCGTTACAACAACAACCCAAGATCCAGGTGTTACAACAACAACTCGATGCCCCGAAGATGACTGCAAAGAAGGTGATCGAGAGACAACTCGTGGCCCTCCATCTGTCACACCATCGCCTCCAGATTATTGCCAAAGTGGAGAAGAAGATGATCTAGATAGGCCTATTATTACAACTCCACCTCCATGCTAA